TCCTGTAGTGATTACCAActgaagtttgttttaaaaaaacccaagccacCAAAGATCAGAATACAGACAGCTGTCCTGTTTTAAGAAGCTGGCAGCTACACACTGTTGATTACCCAACACTTGCTTCTTGCCCAGGTTTCCAATCTCCACTGTTGGTACAGTGTTTAGGGATAAGGtggaggttgtttttttgtctCAAGAGATTGTCATTGTGTGATCAGCTTTGCAAATATCACTGAGCTGTGTAAATACTTACTTGAAAAGGTAATAAGGGGGTTGAGTCACAAATGAAGATTGACCAAAACCAAATCCTTTATTTCCACAACTGTATAAATGTGCTCCAAGTATGTGTCCAACACaagttagaaaaacaaaatagaacaTGCCAGTTGCAAACTAGATCAGTTCACCGACGTGCTGACTCCTTGGTATTAGGCTTAGTAACACAAGACCAGTCACAGtaaaaagatacatttttaGAGTACAAAGTAGCAGGATGTTAAGCCATTTCAGCTTGTGCACATACAAGTCACACTTCtggcagaaaatgcagaaaagtttGCATTACTATGCTGGAAGCTATGTTGCATCACTTTAAATGGCATCAATATCGATATCGTCATCTTTATTGTTTGCAGGCTTCACAGTTTCAACTTTAGGTACACTGGCAGTTGTGGAGTACACCACCTGTGGAGACAAGACACTTCTTTAACTACAGACCTACTGCCACTAAGCACTGCAGCAATTCCAACACCCAACCACCTTCCTGACCACACCACGAACCCCTGCTTTGtagggcagagctgtgcacgTGCATACGGAGGAAGCAGCATTTCCTACTCAGGAGCAGAATAAATACAATGCTGGGAGGAGAACAACCAAACAATGCCTGTGTAAAAGCACTCCTAGCCACAGCCAGCTGGAGTGTAACCAACAGATTCTACCTAGGCCTTAACTATGAGGAAAATGATTCTTCCATCAGCTTATCTAGCAAACACACCTGCATTAACTCATCTACAACATGAGACAGGATGCTCGATACCACCTGTCAACCttgcactgcaggagctgctaTGGTGCAAGAGACTGCCACTGTGGAATGGTACTGTCCTGGGCTACCCAGGTGCAACTGCATTACAGTGATCTCATGTAGACATCTGACAACAATTAGCAACACTTAAAGCATTGTAAATAGGAGTGTTGCTCCTGTTCCCAACATGCACATTTATACTCCCAGTAATCCATTTCAGCACCAGGACAAGGTTACAAGACTTAAGAGTGCAGGAACAGTGCAGCCTTGGAGCTGCTGACAGTAAATGAGCCTTTCCTACCTCTAtattttcatcttcatcctcttctTCATTACCGGAAGATTCTTCTTCAGCTTCCTTTAGCCATTTAATAAATGGTTCTGCTTTGACACGGATTTCTTTGGCAAGATCTTTTGAAACGTATTTCTTTGAGGCCTGAAAGACAGATTTCGTGTGAGCACTGAAGGAGCTTACACCAGATTGTACCCAAATAGTGCCTTAACTGGAACTCTGATCTCACCCACTGCCTTCCCCAGCCTATTTTCTGAAGGAGGCTTCTCGCTGCACAAGCTACACTACACAATGGAGAAGCCAGATGCAATAGGCTTCCTTCAGGTATTTAATTGCTACAGTACATCACATACTGCCCTTTACCTTTTCTGCCCAGCCAAGGATGACTTCTTCTTCCAGAAGATCTGCATCATacatttccttcaaaatatGTGGTATTTTTGAAATAAGCTGGGACTGATGCATAGCTACCACACACTCGAAGCCATGGAGAAGGTACCTCTGAGCTTTCTTGTTGTTGTGGCAGAACTAGAATTGTGATAAAAGCAAAAGTGATTAAATAAgctttttttaccttctttccAGGCTGAATAGAGCAGAAGCAGCTCTATGAGATTGCAAAGTTTGCAATAACTCATACTATCCTTCCCAGCAGTTCCCCTTAGctaagtttaaaaacaaaacagtacaAAAAGTCCTTCCCCATAGTACCAAGCAACTGCTACTAAAAACCCCAATAGCTGTCACAAAGAGCAGAAGAGACAGCTTACACGAAGGAAGTGACGTCTGTATTTTCTGATTTGTTCACGAATCTTTTCGTCAAAAAGGACTTCAGTGAGAACAAGTGGGCCCATAGCCTTTACATCCAGTCTCTCTGCTTCTGCTACAATGTCTTTGTCAGAAGTATCGATGAcaccttcttccttctttttctagAGAGAAACAGgtacagaaacattttaatgcCACTTGAGGTCTGCATTAATGCTCTTTGCAGTCATCCCTTCCCACTGCTGGTAGAACAGTAGTTGGCAGAAGCTTGAGCAAGCTGCTTTTAGTTTCCTTACAAACATTTTGTACCATTACAGCTGAGTGATTACATCAAGCCAACAACCAGAGAATAGTTACCTTTACAAAATCAAATAGTAAGTTGACTCTCTCCTCTACAGTTCTTTCCAGGTCTTCACTAAGTGTGAGGTTCTTTGCATGATCACTGATTTCATCCATTCTACGCCTCTGGGCTTCTTCTGTTGTGTCCTCACCCCAgtcatcatcatcctcctcctcctacaatacaaaaccaaaccacacaaTATTACTGCAGGCTTAGTATTACGTGAGGATAGAAGTTACACAGACTTGACAGCATTTTTACAAAACTAAGGAAATGTTTATAGTACCATTTGCAAGTCAAAGACCATGGAGAAAATGCAAACATAGGAAATAAGTAATGGAAGCTAGACCTAATCCTATAGTCATCTGTAGGGCTACCTGAACTGCAGTTTTACCATTCTACCTGGTACACAGGAGACAATCCTGTGTCTGAGAGCGTGATAAAGGACAGGCAGCTTTCACCTAGCAAGGAGCACAAATGCTGGTACTGATGAGTTAATAAAGCTGCTACAGAGGAAAATCAGGGACCCTTCTACACCAGCACTAAATTGTGGATACAGTGAGACCTTTAGGTGCAATGCTGACCAGCAAGGAATGCTAGTGATTTCAAAGGTTTAAATCTGAGCAACACACCACACACCCTTTATCTCCCCACTTTCCCTTCTACTTACCACAACCTGTGGAGGAGTAATCTCCTCTGGTGGTGGGGGTGGAAGTGTCTCATTGCTGGACACAGAACCATTCTCTTTGTCCTTgccttttctgttcttcttctccttttctttctttcctgtacCAGTGTCACCACTTTCTGCAAGtgaattttaatgttttgttctATGAGCTAAAGCAAACTAGAAAGTTCCTGCACCTCTGCCAAATCCCCAAGTGGGTTTGGATGCTTTCATTAGCTGCAAGTTATGGATAGTACCCATCTCCAAAAAGACTCAGGGAAGATGTACATTTGGTGGGGAAACCAACAGCTGCAGTCAAAGTCTTGTTTGTCACTAGGATTGTCCAAGTCTATATAACAGGTGACCTCACTAAGCAGAGATCCCTGGAATAGGTTAGACTTTTCTATTCTAGCAAGCTTAAATTGCAGCAGGCAACTAGATGCTTACCACAGAGTGTTGCTTGCACAGATTACAATTCGTGTTTACTGCAGTTTTTACTTCCTACTCTCATATTTCATGCTGACCTAAAGGAACAACTACCATAAACTACTGCCAACTACATTCCTTCCTTGTAAGTTTTGTCCTGCACAGGCCAATGCAGCTTTGAACAAACAGCTCTACTTGGGAAGGACACATTTGCAAGGAGGAAAGACATtatcagcacagctccttcaTCATGATCCCCAAACACACTCTAGGAGTATGCTGGTgcctttttacattttaattaggTGTGAGCTATTTATTTATCTACTTCCACTAATGCAGAAGTTCTTTTTATCCCTGAAAGTAAGGAAAGGCACTTACCAGGTGGGTTTTTGAGAATGAACGTGCAGAGTTTATGGTTTGTGTCAAGCATGCCTCGATAGCCACAGGCTTTGCAAGAGTTACCTATAGTTTGTTTCTTAGGATTGACATGCTGTAAAGAGAGAACAACCTCCAGTTAATTTACCACTTATAGAACAACTGGTTTAAAGCCTAAACTTGATGTCTACATTATCATCTCCAATGATTAAGGCAGAGATTTAAACACTTTGTATCACCATCTAAAGACAAATTTAGAATTAGCAATTTATCCCAAAAGTTACAAACTGTAACTGAGATGTAAAATCTTCCAAACGGTGCAACAATGTGTACTTGATTTTCTGTTTGTAGATATTCACGTCTGATTCTAACTTTGCACCACTTCCACAAATCCAGTACAGTGTTTCCACAGTGTCACTGCTAATACAGACAAAGCACTCACCAGATCAGTTTCAGGATTCTCACACTCAGGACAGAGAacaaattttttaatgaatccATCCAACATGTCTTGCAGCTTATTCGCCTCATGAGATCCATTGACAATGTAACGGTCATTCTTAACATCAAACTGGGtctgtgctcccagctcacAACCAAAAAATTTGGTAGGATCTGTAAAGGAAGAATTATAGTCACTACCACTTTCCTAACTTCATTGTGATTTGTAAATAGCAAGTAAATAGGctattatttctttctgtccATTATTTAAtcctaaaataaacattttttttcttataaatctTTAACAAACAGTATTAATGCTTTATTAGCTAATTAACACTACTACTTCAAAcacaaaagcattaaaaaacgCTGTGTCATTCCACACTACTACTTACACGTTGGAGGCCGATTAAGCGCCTTTGCAACGTCAACCATGTTGACTATAACCGTCTTTATTCCATTTCCTTTGCCCTCCacctgaagaaaacaaagttttaagGTTAAATGCTTGCAACAGACAAACCCAGTGTGCATTTCCCATTTAAATAGaccaaaattctgctttgaagTCCATCTCCTTCCAACGCCTAACATGCACTTAGTGTGGACTGAAGGGGCAGacaccctccctgccctgagTGGCCAAGCATTACCATGAGCTCTCTTTCCCCTCCTGGGACAGCACTCCCTGCTTACAGCTGCTTAGGAAGTTACCTTGGCAATCAGACGGGGCATTTTGTAGCGATAGAACTGATCTGAAACACTGCGGTTGACGTTGACAGACATTTTGCCTTATTAGTAGCTTTATCAATAAGATGAAGAGATCTTTGATTGCAGTTTTTTGGTATCTTCTGTCTGGAGAAGACGGGATGACATAAACGACTGCAAGAGTTCTCGGTCTCTGACATGAAAAAATTTTCGCCACTGAGGCTGTAAGGTTCTTGCTTGTATGCTATGTTTCCCCAATACAGGTACCAGTGGCTGCGCAACAGCTCTGCAAGTattaacaaacacaaaaaaattaagtttagTTTAACGTACATCAATCCACCCTTGCTACAAAGCTAtatacaaaattatatttagagtgagaaaatagaaaagtacATTTGTTATGCTATGGTTTTCTTCAACCAATAAAACTGAAATCCGGGCTTGGCTTGTACTCCCCTAaggaactttttaaaaactgcactACAAAGCATTTCACCCTCTCTTACTGCCCTAAAACCACTGAACAGCTTACAACTAGTTCTTTATACAATTAactccagcaggagctctgggatcacTCAGGAAGGGCACACTCCTTGATTCATTATGCAAACCAGTGAGTTGCACCATAAGGGTCATGTGGCATGATTTCAGACTGAAGGGCACAGGAAATCAGGAGAAAGATTTGGAAATCCATTTCAAATTCCATGATAGCATGAACTTATCACATAAAGTGAAGTCTGCCAAAATGTTGAGAAATATAAATAAGACGAAGCAGCAGCAATCTGTAGCCCAACATAGTCTTTTACATGGCTTACCAGTTTTTGGATCGGAGTGGAAGAGAGTTGAAAATTACATAATTCTCCCTCTCACTTATGGATTCTCATAGCAGCTTCTGTTGAGTTCTGACTTAACAATAAGCCTGATAAGTCTGACAGAAGTTGCTTCGCTGTAGAAAGCCTAGCAATGCAGAGGtacagagcagtgcagcagcttttccagttGACTTTTTTCttggggaaagggaggagggggaggaaggggaaggaggatgAATCCTATTATTAACGTTGCCTTGAGCagtatttacatatttaaattaaCACGTGCCTCTATAATCAGATCTAAGTACTTAAGCCACAACTAGACTACACAGGCAACCCTAACTACAGAGCATGGCTATTCTGACACGTCATCATGTTGTTATCGTTAATGACAGAAGCGTTGACACATTAAAAAAGCCTTCTTAGCATTTATGCGTAAGAGTGTGCCTATGGTGCAACAGGATCCGAGTCCCTCTGGTCAAGTTTACAACTTCTTTACACAACAAGAACACGGACTTGAACCTGCCTTGTGTTCTACATTAGCCCTGATACAATTTTACCCTTCCTCAGCAAAAAAGCACACCGCGGACTCGGTTTGAAACACACCATTTCCTTCCCCAGGATGTCTAAAAAGAGCCACCGCGTAACCTGACCACGTGTTTGCAGAAGCGCTGAGGAAGCGGCTCTCTCGGTGACCGAGTTCCCAGAAGGCGCGTACCgtttttccctccttccagaGTGCAGCATTTGTCTGCTGCAGGCTAAAGCTCCCTCTCCTGGTCCCTACGACACCTCATCCCAAGCACCACCCCCCTACACGCCGCGCACGGAGGAGAGAGCGGGAAGACAGACCGACTCCCTGCCGCACAGCGCCGCGTCCCCGCCCCGCTCGCGGTGAGTCATAAATGCAGCAATTAAGCACTGAGTCAGCGCCGGGAGCCATGGGGGAGTCACCCCCGGCCGCGCATGCGCCGCGCCGCGGGCCGGGGGAGCTCCGCCGCCCCCCCTCAGCCCGGGCCGCCCCCCGAGTGtccccggggccgcccctcaGGAGCGGGGGCCGAGCGCCCCCCCCCGCGGCCGGTGGGAACTGCGCCACTGCCCCCCCCGCCCGGCCACAGCGCGGgaggcgcggccccgccgccgccatcttgtcTCGTCGCATGGCGGCGAcgaaatgaaataaataataattaaaaaaaaaaagcctcgtccccccccaaaaacaaccaaacaataACCCTATAGCTGAAGATCTACGCCTTTTAGAGTTGAATTTTGTTGCGCGTTTTCATGTTGGTT
This region of Catharus ustulatus isolate bCatUst1 chromosome 6, bCatUst1.pri.v2, whole genome shotgun sequence genomic DNA includes:
- the EIF5 gene encoding eukaryotic translation initiation factor 5 yields the protein MSVNVNRSVSDQFYRYKMPRLIAKVEGKGNGIKTVIVNMVDVAKALNRPPTYPTKFFGCELGAQTQFDVKNDRYIVNGSHEANKLQDMLDGFIKKFVLCPECENPETDLHVNPKKQTIGNSCKACGYRGMLDTNHKLCTFILKNPPESGDTGTGKKEKEKKNRKGKDKENGSVSSNETLPPPPPEEITPPQVVEEEDDDDWGEDTTEEAQRRRMDEISDHAKNLTLSEDLERTVEERVNLLFDFVKKKKEEGVIDTSDKDIVAEAERLDVKAMGPLVLTEVLFDEKIREQIRKYRRHFLRFCHNNKKAQRYLLHGFECVVAMHQSQLISKIPHILKEMYDADLLEEEVILGWAEKASKKYVSKDLAKEIRVKAEPFIKWLKEAEEESSGNEEEDEDENIEVVYSTTASVPKVETVKPANNKDDDIDIDAI